The Gemmatimonadaceae bacterium genomic sequence ATCCTGCAGATCGGGATCGGCGAGATATGCGCGATACAACGCACGATATCCATGCACAGTCGTCGGCACGTGAAAGTCGGCGTGCTTTTCGCCTTCAGGATAGCGCACGATGTCGCGGATGCGACGGTCGTACATGCCCTGCGGACGATCCTCGGGATACCAGACGATCTCGTACACGAAATCGCCCAGGTGCAGCACGAAGCTCAGCCGATCGTCGAGCGCGCTGCGTGCGTCGTCCCAGATCATGCGCCGATACGCGTTGCACGATCCCTGTTGCACGTTCTGGCACGACGCGAACGCGAAGTTGAGCGGCTTCGTGTCGTGCTCGTCGGGCGCCGTGAGCGTGCGGCCCACACGACTCGCATTGCCGTGATCGTCGATGAACCGGTACCAGTACTCGCGGCGGGGCTTGAGGCCGGCGGCCAGCACGCGGCACGTCCAGTCCGCGTCCTCCGAGATCGCCACGATCGACTCGGCGACCACCGAACGGAAGGCGATGTCTTCGGCAACCTGCGCGGTTAGGCGCGATGCGATGTCGTCGCCCACCGGCGGGCGGCGGGTCCAGATCATCACGCTGTCGGGATACGGATCGCCGGATGCGACGCCTTGCGGAAACAGATCGCGGCGCTCCGGCCAGGACGGCTTCGCGAGGTGAGGAATGCGTGGCGCCCACGCCAGGGACGCGCCCAGCGCGACCGCCAACTTGAGCGCCTCGCGGCGGTTCATCGGTGTCATGGCTCAACGATAATCAGGGGTACGGTTGCGTCGCGCCTCTTGTGAGGCAGAATCCGGCGCGTGCAATTTCCGGTCGCCGGTTCGAAGGCGACCCTGAACAGACGTGACCATCTCACACAGGACCTCTCATGCGCATGAACGGACTCGTTGCTGCGTTCGTGTTTCTGCCCTGCGCTCATCTCGCCGCGCAACAGGCGCCGGACCGACGGATCACCCAGAGCGGTCAGACCGTCACGATCTATTCGATCTCCTGGCCGACGCCGATCAGCAACGTGGTGGCCGACGTGGAGGTGTGCGCAAGCAGCAACGCACCCCCGAGTACCTTTGCATTCCCGTCGTGGTTCCAACTTCACCTTGCGGACGGCTCGGTGATCGGCTCGAGCGGCACCGCAAAGCAGCCCAACCTCGAGATCACGCCGCTCAAGCCCAAGCAGTGCGCTCGCGGGTGGATCCAGTTCGCCATGGTCGTTGGCCAGAAGCCGGTTGCGATTCACTATCACGAGGCCGCGAAGGACAAGAAACCAATCGATTGGCCCGTGAAACAGGCGCGGTGAGCTCTTCGGTTGACGTTTGCTTGACCGTGCTCGCATGACCGGCTAAGTAGGAACTCCTCGCCACGGGACGTTTTGCTGTGTCGACTGCACTTCACGATCGGCTCCAGAGCGCCCTCGGCGACAGCTATGCCATCGAGCGCGAGCTGACGCCCGGTGGGATGAGCCGGCTGTTTCTGGCCACGGAGCGGTCGCTCGACCGTCCGGTGGTCGTGAAGCTGCTGCCGCCGGAGCTCACGAGCGAAGCCAGCGCGCAGCGCTTCCAGCGCGAGATTCTGGTCACGGCGAAGCTGCAGCATCCGCACATTCTGCCGGTGCTCTCGGCGGGGGCGCGCGACGGACTGCTGTACTACATCTCGCCGTTCGTGGGCGATGAGTCGCTGCGCCGGCGCATCGCGCAGCGCGGCGCGCTGCCCATCGACGAGGCGGTTCGGCTGCTGCGCGCCGTAGCCGACGCGCTGGCCTTCGCCCATGCGTTAGGCATCGTGCACCGGGACCTCAAGCCCGACAACATTTTCCTGCAGCACGGCCATGCGATCCTGGCCGACTTCGGCATCGCCCGCGCGGTCGAGCAAGCGACCCTCGCCACGCCGGCCGAGCGCCTAACGGTCACGGGCATGGGGCTCGGCACGCCGGGCTACATGGCGCCGGAGCAGCTGGCCGGCGACACCGACGTGGATGCGCGCGCGGACATCTACGCCGTGGGCGTGGTGGCCTACGAGATGTTGACCGGCCGTCCGCCGTTCGCCGATCTCGTCGGACCGAGGCTCCTCATCGCGCACATGACCGAACAGCCGGATCCGCTGACGATCCGGCGGCCGGACGCGCCGGCGCGGCTGGCGCTCCTCGTCATGCGATGCCTCGAGAAGGATCCGGCCGAGCGCTGGCAGACGGTCGAGTCGTTCGTGCCGTTGCTCGACGAGCTGGCGTCAGGCACGCCGGCGCGGGGCGTGACCGCCACGCCGCCTAACCAGTTAGGCGACGCCGCATCGGGGCGTCCGGATGGCGGCGGCGACCGACTCCAGTCCGCGCTCGACGCGATCGAGCGATGCAACTGGCACGAAGCGTTCGACGCGCTCACTGCCGCCGACGCGATGCGCCCCCTCGCCGCCGAGCACCTCGAGGCGTTGGCGGAAGCCGCATGGTGGGTGGGCAAGAGCGAGGCCTGCATTCGAGCGCGCGAGCGCGCGTACGAGTGCTACCTCGAGCGCGAGGATCACCCGCGCGCTGCCGCCGTCGCCACGGCCGTCGCTGAAGACTACTTCCACAAGCTGGCACGATCCGTGGCGCATGGATGGTTGCAGCGTGCCGAACGCCATCTGGAAGCGGCGCCCGAGTCCATCGAGCATGGATGGATGGCGCGCACGCGAGCAATGTTGGCGCTCGAAGAGGATCGCGATGCGGACAAGGCGTGGGCTCTGGCGCAGCGCGCGCTGGAGATCGGACGCCGGCTGCACGCGCGCGACCTGCAGGCGTTGGCGCTGCAGGACTGTGGTCGGATTCTCGTGTCGCGCGGGAATGTGGCCGAAGGCATGGCGGCGATCGACGAAGCGATGGCGGCGGCGACGAGCGGGCAGCTCGGTCCGCGCACGACCGGTCGCATCTTCTGCAATATGATGAGCACGTGCGAGAAGCTCGCGGACTATCGGCGCGCGTCGGAATGGAACGAGGCCGCGCGCCGCTGGTGCGAGCCGCATCCGCAGGCCGGGTATCCGGGTATCTGCCGGGTGCATCGGGCCGAGCTGCTGCGGCTGCGCGGGTCGTGGAACGAAGCGGAGATCGAAGCGCGGCGGGCGTCGACCGAGCTGCAGGATTTCCTGAGCGATGCGACTGCGGAAGCGTATTACGAGCTCGGGCAGATCCGTCTGCACATGGGCGACTTCGAGACGGCGGACCAGCTGTTCCGCCAGGCGCACGAGCTGGGCAGAGATCCGCTGCCGGGTTTGGCGCTGTTGCGTCTGGCGCAGGGTCGCACGGAGAGTGCGCGGGCGCTGCTCGAGCGGGCGCTGTCCGATCCGCTGCTCGCTCCGTTAGACCGGGCGAAGCACTTGCCGGCCCAGGCGCAGGCCGCGTTCGCGGCCGGCGACACGGCGGCGGCGCGCGCCGCGGCGGACGAGCTGGCGTCGATCGCCGCGGCCTACGGGTCGCCGGCGCTGGCGGCGCACGCGGCGCTGGCGCGCGGGCTGGTCGAGTTAGGCGAAAACGCGCCGGCCAAGGCCGCGGCGAGCCTGCGGCGCGCGTGGAAGCTGGCCAAGGACTGCGACCTGCCGTACGACGCGGCGCGGTCCCGCGTGCTATTGGGCCGCGCTTACCGCGCCTGCGGAAACAGCGAAGATGCGGAGCTCGAGCTGCACGCGGCGGCAACGAGCTTCGAGCGGTTAGGCGCTGTTGCCGATGCCCGTGACGCGGTCGCGCTTCTCAGCGCCTAACTGGAGCTCCGGGCGTCGGCTCGCTCGACTTTCATACGAGACTTCGAGCGATGCGCTCAAGGCATCCCGGCGGCCCTGAGCGCGGCGCGGCCGCCCACCACCGGTATCGAGACCGATGAGTGCGCGACGTCCACGGTGAGCTCCGTGCCCGGCTCCGGCCACAACGTGAACTCGCGGTCGCTCGACATGATCATCAGGGCGAACCGTTTGCCGGCCGGAACGAATTCATCGTCCGGCTCCAGGTCGAACGTGAGATCGTAGAACCTGCCGGGCACGAGCTTCTCGCCTGGCCGCTCGGCGTCGTAGTTGCCGCCCGCGGTGAGGGACGTGTAGTTCTGCGGATCGGCCCACCCGCGCGAGATGAGGCCCGCGTGGCTCTGTGATCCGACGTCGGTCGAGTCGTACGGGAGCAGAACGAGCCACACGCTGAGATTGGCCGCCGGCTTGCTGGATGCGATGCGGAGCGTGACGCGCGGCGTGCCGGAGATGTGCACGGTGTCGGTCAGCACCGGCGACGCATAGAG encodes the following:
- a CDS encoding serine/threonine-protein kinase, producing MSTALHDRLQSALGDSYAIERELTPGGMSRLFLATERSLDRPVVVKLLPPELTSEASAQRFQREILVTAKLQHPHILPVLSAGARDGLLYYISPFVGDESLRRRIAQRGALPIDEAVRLLRAVADALAFAHALGIVHRDLKPDNIFLQHGHAILADFGIARAVEQATLATPAERLTVTGMGLGTPGYMAPEQLAGDTDVDARADIYAVGVVAYEMLTGRPPFADLVGPRLLIAHMTEQPDPLTIRRPDAPARLALLVMRCLEKDPAERWQTVESFVPLLDELASGTPARGVTATPPNQLGDAASGRPDGGGDRLQSALDAIERCNWHEAFDALTAADAMRPLAAEHLEALAEAAWWVGKSEACIRARERAYECYLEREDHPRAAAVATAVAEDYFHKLARSVAHGWLQRAERHLEAAPESIEHGWMARTRAMLALEEDRDADKAWALAQRALEIGRRLHARDLQALALQDCGRILVSRGNVAEGMAAIDEAMAAATSGQLGPRTTGRIFCNMMSTCEKLADYRRASEWNEAARRWCEPHPQAGYPGICRVHRAELLRLRGSWNEAEIEARRASTELQDFLSDATAEAYYELGQIRLHMGDFETADQLFRQAHELGRDPLPGLALLRLAQGRTESARALLERALSDPLLAPLDRAKHLPAQAQAAFAAGDTAAARAAADELASIAAAYGSPALAAHAALARGLVELGENAPAKAAASLRRAWKLAKDCDLPYDAARSRVLLGRAYRACGNSEDAELELHAAATSFERLGAVADARDAVALLSA